The following are from one region of the Ictalurus furcatus strain D&B chromosome 11, Billie_1.0, whole genome shotgun sequence genome:
- the slc2a1b gene encoding solute carrier family 2, facilitated glucose transporter member 1: protein MERDKKVTFQLLLAVGTAVIGSLQFGYNTGVINAPQKTIESFYNDTWFERYHEYIPETSLTSLWSISVAIFSVGGMFGSFSVGLFANRFGRRNSMLMVNMLAFMSAALMGFSKLAASWEMLIIGRFIVGFYSGLSTGLVPMYVGEVAPTALRGALGTLHQLAIVIGILIAQVFGLKEIMGTADLWPYLLGFTFIPALLQCFLLPLCPKSPRYLLIICNEENKAKSALKKLRGTTDVSADMQEMKEESRQMMREKKVNILELLRSPIYRQPLVIAIVLQLSQQLSGINAVFYFSTSIFQKAGVAQPVYATIGAGVVNVAFTVVSLFLVERAGRRSLHLTGLMGMAVSAVLMTIAQAVQAQVYWMSYISIVAIFAFVAFFEIGPGPIPWFIVAELFSQGPRPSAFAVAGLCNWTANFIVGMCFQYVALLCGPYVFIIFTVLLLGFFIFTYFKVPETKGRTFEEIAAGFSQHAVAGIQKASPEEMNSLGADSEL, encoded by the exons ACCATCGAGAGCTTCTACAATGACACATGGTTTGAACGATATCATGAGTACATACCTGAAACATCCCTCACATCACTGTGGTCTATCTCAGTGGCCATCTTCTCAGTGGGGGGGATGTTTGGCTCCTTCTCCGTGGGTCTCTTTGCCAATCGCTTTGGAAG GAGGAACTCGATGCTCATGGTTAACATGCTAGCCTTCATGTCAGCAGCACTGATGGGCTTCTCTAAATTGGCAGCCTCATGGGAGATGTTGATCATTGGCCGTTTCATAGTGGGGTTTTATTCTGGCCTTTCCACTGGGTTGGTACCCATGTATGTGGGTGAAGTGGCGCCCACTGCACTCCGAGGAGCATTGGGAACCCTGCATCAGCTGGCCATTGTTATAGGCATCCTTATAGCACAG GTGTTTGGTCTGAAGGAGATCATGGGCACTGCCGATCTGTGGCCCTATCTGCTGGGTTTTACCTTCATCCCAGCACTACTGCAGTGTTTCCTGTTACCCCTCTGTCCCAAGAGTCCTCGCTATCTCCTCATTATCTGCAATGAAGAGAACAAAGCCAAATCag CGTTGAAAAAGCTGCGTGGAACGACAGATGTGAGTGCAGACATGCAGGAGATGAAGGAGGAGAGCAGGCAAATGATGAGGGAGAAGAAAGTGAACATCCTAGAGCTGTTACGCTCCCCAATCTACCGACAGCCTTTAGTCATCGCCATCGTACTGCAGCTGTCACAGCAACTGTCTGGCATCAATGCT GTCTTCTACTTTTCCACAAGCATCTTTCAGAAAGCTGGTGTGGCACAGCCTGTGTATGCCACTATCGGCGCTGGAGTCGTCAACGTAGCGTTCACTGTAGTGTCG CTGTTTTTAGTGGAGAGAGCTGGTCGGAGGTCACTGCACCTAACAGGACTGATGGGTATGGCTGTGTCTGCGGTCCTGATGACAATTGCCCAAGCAGTACAG GCGCAGGTTTACTGGATGTCATACATAAGCATCGTTGCTATTTTTGCCTTTGTGGCATTCTTTGAAATCGGACCAGGCCCCATTCCTTGGTTCATCGTAGCTGAGCTGTTCAGTCAAGGCCCTCGTCCTTCTGCTTTTGCCGTGGCTGGTTTGTGCAACTGGACGGCCAATTTCATAGTGGGAAtgtgctttcagtatgtggcg ctcCTCTGTGGTCCATACGTCTTTATCATCTTTACCGTCCTGTTGCTGGGTTTCTTCATATTCACATATTTCAAAGTCCCGGAGACAAAAGGCCGGACATTTGAGGAGATTGCTGCCGGTTTCTCCCAGCATGCAGTTGCAGGCATACAGAAAGCATCACCTGAAGAGATGAACAGCCTGGGTGCCGATTCTGAGCTCTGA